A single region of the Pseudomonas sp. VD-NE ins genome encodes:
- the infB gene encoding translation initiation factor IF-2: MTQVTVKQLADEVKTPVERLLQQMREAGLPHTAAEENVTDSEKQSLLTHLKSSHKAKVEEPRKITLQRKTTSTLRVAGSKSISVEVRKKKVFVQRSPEEIEAERKRELDERRAVENAARQKAEEEAKQRAEVEARNQPAAAQTATSDAVAAPAAAAEPVRESAPVAAAAPAPSADVRNKQNEQRRPDKPRADDNNRRSGGGDGERKNAPHRASVKEKAPAPRVAPRTTDEESDGFRRGGRGKAKLKKRNAHGFQSPTGPVVRDVQIGETITVGDLANQMSVKAAEIIKFMFKLGTPATINQVLDQETAQLVAEELGHKVTLVSDTALEDSLAESLKFEGESFSRAPVVTVMGHVDHGKTSLLDYIRRAKVAAGEAGGITQHIGAYHVETERGMVTFLDTPGHAAFTAMRARGAKATDIVILVVAADDGVMPQTIEAVQHAVAAGVPLVVAVNKIDKPGADLDRIRSELSVHGVTSEEWGGDTPFVPVSAKVGTGVDELLEAVLLQAEVLELKATPSAPGRGVVVESRLDKGRGPVATVLVQDGTLRQGDMVLVGSNYGRVRAMLDENGKPIKEAGPSIPVEILGLDGTPDAGDEMSVVADEKKAREVALFRQGKFREVKLARAHAGKLENIFENMGQAEKKTLNIVLKSDVRGSLEALNGALNGLGNDEVQVRVVGGGVGGITESDANLALASNAVLFGFNVRADAGARKIVEQEGLDMRYYNVIYDIIEDVKKALTGMLGSDVRENILGVAEVRDVFRSPKFGAIAGCMVIEGVVHRNRPIRVLREDIVIFEGELESLRRFKDDASEVRAGMECGIGVKSYNDVKVGDKIEVFEKVQVARSL, from the coding sequence ATGACGCAAGTCACGGTGAAACAACTGGCCGATGAGGTCAAAACACCGGTAGAGCGCCTGTTGCAGCAGATGCGTGAGGCAGGTCTGCCGCACACCGCCGCCGAAGAAAATGTGACTGACAGTGAGAAGCAGTCCCTGCTGACTCACTTGAAAAGCAGCCACAAGGCGAAAGTGGAAGAACCACGCAAGATCACGCTGCAGCGTAAAACCACCAGCACCCTGCGTGTGGCTGGTAGCAAGAGCATCAGCGTAGAAGTTCGCAAAAAGAAAGTTTTCGTACAGCGTAGCCCGGAAGAAATCGAAGCCGAACGCAAGCGTGAACTGGATGAGCGTCGCGCAGTAGAAAATGCTGCCCGTCAGAAGGCTGAAGAAGAAGCCAAGCAACGCGCCGAAGTAGAAGCGCGTAATCAGCCTGCTGCTGCGCAGACCGCTACCAGCGACGCCGTTGCGGCGCCGGCTGCAGCTGCCGAACCTGTTCGCGAAAGCGCGCCGGTGGCTGCCGCTGCTCCAGCTCCATCTGCTGACGTTCGCAACAAGCAGAACGAACAGCGCCGTCCGGACAAGCCACGTGCCGACGACAACAATCGTCGCAGCGGTGGTGGTGATGGCGAGCGCAAAAACGCTCCGCATCGCGCATCGGTCAAAGAAAAAGCGCCGGCTCCACGTGTGGCGCCACGCACTACCGACGAAGAAAGCGATGGCTTCCGTCGTGGTGGTCGCGGCAAGGCCAAGCTGAAGAAGCGCAACGCCCACGGTTTCCAGAGCCCAACCGGCCCTGTCGTGCGTGATGTGCAGATCGGCGAGACCATCACTGTTGGCGATCTCGCCAATCAGATGTCGGTCAAGGCTGCTGAAATCATCAAGTTCATGTTCAAACTGGGTACTCCAGCGACCATCAACCAGGTGCTTGATCAGGAAACTGCTCAACTGGTAGCCGAAGAACTGGGCCACAAAGTGACCCTGGTCAGCGACACCGCTCTGGAAGATTCCCTGGCCGAGTCCCTGAAGTTTGAAGGTGAGTCGTTCTCCCGTGCACCAGTCGTGACCGTAATGGGCCACGTTGACCACGGTAAAACGTCCCTGCTCGACTACATCCGTCGTGCCAAGGTAGCTGCTGGCGAAGCCGGCGGTATCACCCAGCACATCGGTGCATACCACGTTGAAACCGAACGCGGCATGGTCACTTTCCTCGATACCCCGGGTCACGCCGCGTTTACTGCAATGCGTGCTCGTGGTGCCAAGGCGACCGACATCGTGATCCTGGTGGTTGCAGCGGACGACGGCGTGATGCCGCAGACCATTGAAGCTGTTCAGCACGCAGTAGCGGCTGGCGTTCCACTGGTTGTAGCGGTGAACAAAATCGACAAGCCGGGCGCCGATCTCGATCGCATCCGTAGCGAACTGTCGGTTCACGGCGTGACTTCCGAAGAGTGGGGCGGTGATACGCCGTTCGTTCCGGTTTCGGCGAAAGTCGGTACTGGCGTGGACGAGTTGCTTGAAGCCGTTCTGCTGCAAGCCGAAGTTCTCGAACTGAAAGCAACTCCATCGGCTCCTGGTCGTGGTGTTGTGGTTGAATCGCGTCTCGACAAAGGTCGTGGCCCGGTGGCAACCGTTCTGGTTCAAGACGGTACCCTGCGCCAAGGCGACATGGTCCTGGTCGGTTCGAACTATGGCCGTGTGCGTGCCATGCTCGACGAGAATGGCAAGCCAATCAAGGAAGCCGGTCCATCCATCCCTGTCGAGATCCTCGGCCTGGACGGTACCCCGGACGCTGGCGACGAGATGAGCGTGGTTGCTGACGAGAAGAAAGCCCGTGAAGTGGCTCTGTTCCGTCAAGGCAAGTTCCGCGAAGTCAAACTGGCTCGCGCTCACGCCGGCAAGCTGGAAAACATCTTCGAAAACATGGGTCAGGCCGAAAAGAAGACGCTCAACATCGTCCTCAAATCCGACGTCCGTGGTTCGCTGGAAGCGTTGAACGGTGCCTTGAATGGCCTGGGCAACGACGAAGTACAAGTGCGCGTAGTGGGCGGCGGCGTTGGTGGTATCACCGAGTCCGACGCTAACCTGGCACTGGCTTCCAACGCTGTACTGTTCGGCTTCAACGTGCGTGCCGATGCTGGCGCACGGAAGATCGTCGAGCAGGAAGGTCTGGATATGCGTTACTACAACGTGATCTACGACATCATCGAAGACGTCAAGAAAGCCCTGACCGGCATGCTCGGCAGCGATGTTCGCGAGAACATCCTGGGTGTGGCCGAAGTGCGTGACGTGTTCCGTTCGCCGAAGTTTGGCGCGATCGCAGGCTGCATGGTGATCGAAGGTGTTGTGCACCGTAACCGTCCGATCCGTGTACTGCGTGAAGACATCGTTATCTTCGAAGGCGAGCTGGAATCCCTGCGCCGCTTCAAGGATGACGCTTCCGAAGTACGTGCCGGCATGGAATGCGGTATCGGCGTGAAGAGCTACAACGACGTCAAAGTCGGCGACAAGATCGAAGTCTTCGAGAAGGTTCAGGTTGCTCGCAGCCTCTAA
- the secG gene encoding preprotein translocase subunit SecG, producing MLETVVVVFHLLGALGVVALVLLQQGKGADAGASFGAGASNTVFGSQGSSTFLSKFTAILAAGFFITSLGLGYFAKEKAHQLTQVGLPNPAVLEVPKQQQPASDDVPVLQEQKSATPATDVPPAQEQK from the coding sequence ATGCTGGAAACAGTCGTAGTCGTTTTTCATCTGCTGGGTGCATTGGGCGTAGTTGCTCTGGTTTTGCTGCAGCAGGGTAAGGGTGCGGACGCTGGCGCGTCTTTCGGAGCAGGTGCTTCAAATACTGTGTTCGGAAGCCAAGGTTCCTCTACCTTTCTTAGTAAGTTTACTGCTATACTTGCCGCCGGTTTCTTCATAACCAGCTTGGGGTTAGGTTACTTTGCTAAAGAGAAGGCTCATCAGCTGACTCAGGTAGGTCTCCCAAACCCAGCAGTGTTGGAAGTACCTAAGCAGCAACAACCGGCTTCTGATGATGTCCCGGTGCTTCAAGAGCAAAAGTCGGCTACTCCAGCGACTGACGTACCTCCAGCTCAAGAGCAGAAGTAA
- the rbfA gene encoding 30S ribosome-binding factor RbfA → MAKEYSRTQRIGDQMQRELAQLIRREVKDPRVGLVTITAVEVSRDVGHAKIFITVMGQDNAEDIAQSIKVLNAAAGFLRMQLAREMKLRSVPQLHFHYDESVVRGAHLSALIERAVAEDNQHPVAAEPEDTKE, encoded by the coding sequence ATGGCAAAAGAATACAGCCGTACCCAACGTATCGGCGATCAGATGCAGCGCGAGCTGGCCCAACTGATCCGTCGCGAAGTCAAAGACCCACGTGTGGGTCTGGTCACCATTACCGCTGTGGAAGTCAGCCGTGACGTCGGTCACGCAAAGATTTTCATCACCGTGATGGGCCAGGACAACGCTGAAGACATCGCACAAAGCATCAAGGTGCTCAACGCCGCCGCAGGTTTCCTGCGTATGCAACTGGCCCGTGAAATGAAGCTGCGCAGCGTGCCGCAACTGCACTTCCACTACGACGAGTCCGTCGTGCGTGGCGCGCACCTGTCGGCGCTGATCGAGCGTGCGGTGGCTGAAGACAATCAGCATCCGGTCGCTGCTGAACCTGAAGACACCAAGGAGTAA
- the truB gene encoding tRNA pseudouridine(55) synthase TruB has product MAQVKRIRRNVSGIILLDKPLGFTSNAALQKVRWLLNAEKAGHTGSLDPLATGVLPLCFGEATKFSQYLLDSDKGYETLAQLGKTTTTADAEGEVLQERPVTVGRADVEAALPKFRGQISQIPPMYSALKRDGQPLYKLARAGEVVEREPRSVTIARLELLAFEGDTARLAVDCSKGTYIRTLVEDIGEQLGCGAYVAELRRTQAGPFTLAQTVTLEELEAVHAEGGNEAVDRFLMPSDSGLLDWPLLHFSEASAFYWLNGQPVRAPDAPKFGMVRVQDHNGRFIGIGEVSEDGRIAPRRLIRSE; this is encoded by the coding sequence GTGGCTCAGGTCAAACGTATCCGTCGTAACGTAAGCGGCATCATCCTGCTCGACAAGCCGTTGGGGTTCACCTCCAACGCCGCGTTGCAGAAGGTTCGCTGGCTGCTGAATGCCGAGAAGGCCGGTCACACTGGCAGTCTTGACCCGCTGGCCACCGGCGTCTTGCCGCTGTGCTTCGGTGAGGCTACCAAGTTCTCGCAATACCTGCTCGATTCCGACAAGGGTTATGAAACCCTGGCGCAACTGGGCAAGACCACCACCACGGCGGATGCCGAGGGTGAGGTTTTGCAGGAACGCCCGGTGACCGTTGGTCGCGCCGATGTCGAAGCGGCATTGCCGAAATTTCGCGGGCAAATCAGTCAGATACCGCCGATGTACTCGGCGCTCAAGCGTGATGGCCAACCGCTGTACAAGCTGGCTCGTGCAGGCGAAGTAGTGGAGCGCGAACCGCGTTCTGTTACTATTGCGCGCTTGGAATTACTGGCCTTCGAAGGCGATACTGCGCGCCTTGCGGTGGATTGCAGCAAAGGCACCTATATCCGCACCCTGGTGGAGGATATTGGTGAGCAACTCGGTTGTGGTGCGTACGTCGCGGAACTGCGCCGTACCCAGGCCGGGCCTTTCACCCTGGCGCAGACGGTTACCCTCGAAGAGCTTGAAGCAGTACATGCCGAAGGCGGCAACGAAGCGGTTGATCGCTTCCTGATGCCATCGGACAGCGGCCTGCTGGATTGGCCGTTGCTGCATTTTTCGGAAGCGAGCGCGTTCTACTGGCTCAACGGCCAGCCGGTACGTGCCCCGGATGCTCCGAAGTTCGGCATGGTACGGGTACAGGATCACAATGGTCGCTTCATCGGTATCGGTGAAGTGAGCGAAGACGGGCGCATCGCGCCACGTCGTTTGATTCGGTCAGAATGA
- the rpsO gene encoding 30S ribosomal protein S15, translating into MALDVQEKAQIVADYQQAVGDTGSPEVQVALLTHNINKLQGHFKANGKDHHSRRGLIRMVNQRRKLLDYLKGKDVSRYSALIARLGLRR; encoded by the coding sequence ATGGCTCTCGACGTTCAAGAAAAAGCTCAAATCGTTGCTGACTACCAGCAAGCTGTTGGTGACACCGGTTCGCCAGAAGTGCAAGTTGCACTGCTGACCCACAACATCAACAAACTGCAAGGTCACTTCAAGGCCAACGGTAAAGATCACCACTCCCGTCGTGGTCTGATCCGCATGGTAAACCAGCGTCGCAAGCTGCTGGACTACCTGAAAGGCAAGGACGTGAGCCGTTACAGCGCTCTGATCGCTCGCCTGGGTCTGCGTCGCTAA
- the nusA gene encoding transcription termination factor NusA, whose protein sequence is MSKEVLLVVESVSNEKGVPASVIFEALELALATATKKRFEDEVDLRVEINRHTGAYETFRRWTVVEENDLDDPAIETWPTKVAETHPGAKVGDVVEEKIESIEFGRIAAQTAKQVIVQKVREAERAQVVDAYRERLGEIISGTVKKVTRDNVIVDLGNNAEALLAREDIISRETFRVGVRLRALLKEIRTENRGPQLILSRTAPEMLIELFRIEVPEIAEGLIEVMAASRDPGSRAKIAVRSKDKRIDPQGACIGMRGSRVQAVSGELGGERVDIVLWDDNPAQFVINAMSPAEVAAIIVDEDAHAMDIAVGADNLAQAIGRGGQNVRLASQLTGWTLNVMTESDIQAKQQAETGDILRNFIDELEVDEELAQVLVDEGFTSLEEIAYVPLEEMLNIDGFDEDIVNELRARAKDRLLTKAIATEEKLADAHPAEDLLSLEGMDKDLAMELAVRGVITREDLAEQSIDDLLDIDGIDDDRAGKLIMAARAHWFE, encoded by the coding sequence ATGAGCAAAGAAGTACTGCTGGTTGTTGAGTCGGTATCCAATGAAAAGGGCGTACCGGCAAGCGTAATTTTTGAAGCGCTGGAGCTGGCTTTGGCCACTGCTACCAAAAAGCGTTTTGAAGACGAAGTTGACCTGCGTGTGGAAATTAACCGCCACACCGGGGCATACGAAACTTTCCGTCGCTGGACGGTCGTCGAAGAGAATGATCTCGACGATCCGGCCATCGAAACCTGGCCAACCAAGGTTGCCGAAACGCATCCTGGTGCCAAGGTTGGCGACGTCGTTGAAGAAAAGATCGAATCCATCGAGTTCGGCCGCATTGCTGCACAGACTGCCAAGCAAGTCATCGTGCAGAAAGTCCGCGAAGCCGAGCGCGCTCAAGTGGTTGACGCCTATCGCGAGCGCCTGGGAGAAATCATCTCCGGCACCGTGAAAAAAGTCACCCGCGACAACGTGATCGTCGATCTGGGTAACAACGCAGAAGCGTTGCTGGCCCGTGAAGACATCATTTCTCGCGAAACTTTCCGTGTCGGCGTGCGCCTGCGTGCGCTGCTCAAGGAAATCCGCACCGAGAACCGCGGCCCGCAGCTGATCCTGTCGCGTACCGCGCCGGAAATGCTGATCGAGCTGTTCCGCATCGAAGTGCCGGAAATTGCCGAAGGCCTGATCGAAGTAATGGCAGCGTCCCGTGATCCGGGTTCGCGCGCCAAGATCGCCGTCCGCTCCAAGGACAAACGCATCGACCCACAGGGCGCTTGCATTGGTATGCGCGGTTCGCGCGTCCAGGCAGTGTCGGGCGAGTTGGGCGGTGAGCGTGTTGATATCGTCCTGTGGGATGACAACCCGGCTCAGTTCGTGATCAACGCCATGTCCCCGGCTGAGGTTGCGGCAATTATCGTTGACGAAGATGCCCACGCAATGGACATCGCCGTTGGCGCAGACAATCTGGCTCAGGCCATCGGTCGTGGTGGTCAGAACGTGCGTCTGGCGAGCCAGTTGACTGGCTGGACCCTGAACGTGATGACCGAATCGGACATCCAGGCTAAGCAGCAAGCAGAAACCGGCGACATCCTGCGCAACTTCATCGACGAGCTGGAAGTCGACGAAGAACTGGCGCAGGTGCTGGTAGATGAAGGCTTCACCAGCCTGGAAGAGATTGCCTACGTACCGTTGGAAGAAATGCTCAACATCGACGGCTTTGACGAAGATATCGTCAACGAGCTTCGCGCTCGTGCCAAGGATCGTTTGTTGACCAAAGCCATCGCTACTGAGGAAAAGCTGGCAGACGCCCATCCGGCCGAAGACCTGCTCTCGCTTGAGGGTATGGACAAGGATTTGGCGATGGAACTGGCGGTGCGCGGCGTAATTACCCGCGAAGACCTGGCCGAGCAGTCTATTGACGACCTGCTCGACATCGACGGCATTGACGATGATCGTGCCGGCAAGTTGATCATGGCCGCCCGAGCCCACTGGTTCGAGTAA
- the rimP gene encoding ribosome maturation factor RimP, which produces MSSKLEELQALLAPVVVALGYECWGIEFSAQGRHSMLRVYIDKEGGVLVDDCAIVSRQISGVLDVEDPISVEYTLEVSSPGMERPLFTLEQFAKFAGEQVKIKLRSPFEGRRNFQGLLRGVEEQDVVVQVDDHEFLLPIDMIDKANIIPSFD; this is translated from the coding sequence GTGTCGAGCAAGCTAGAAGAGTTGCAGGCCTTGCTGGCCCCGGTGGTCGTGGCCCTGGGCTATGAATGCTGGGGTATCGAGTTTTCGGCTCAGGGTCGCCACTCGATGTTGCGCGTTTATATCGATAAAGAGGGCGGCGTGCTGGTGGACGATTGCGCCATTGTCAGCCGTCAGATCAGCGGTGTACTGGATGTTGAAGATCCAATTTCCGTTGAATACACCCTCGAAGTTTCCTCGCCTGGCATGGAGCGCCCACTGTTCACTCTTGAGCAGTTTGCAAAGTTTGCCGGTGAACAAGTGAAGATCAAGCTGCGCTCGCCTTTCGAAGGGCGACGCAACTTTCAGGGCCTTCTGCGCGGTGTAGAAGAACAGGATGTCGTGGTTCAGGTAGATGACCATGAGTTCCTGTTGCCGATCGATATGATCGACAAGGCCAACATTATTCCCAGTTTTGACTGA